The Sphingorhabdus sp. Alg231-15 genome has a segment encoding these proteins:
- a CDS encoding peptidoglycan DD-metalloendopeptidase family protein, whose amino-acid sequence MHNHKTKEGLFARLDHMFTDREFFMRANGQVRFLTISGQLQKRVAITVAGIISLWLIVTLAMTVNQLTVTSERMALAEKEAAVNSSQSRVAAYKESIDGVASDLSQRQDILDNMFKEHFGGNAPIATDAADTDKQLSENTDKISAAFPEAAFLAKVEARQIAFARKLTRAAMKRTADAEAAIRKFGLNPETLSKTSGAAVGGPLIPFFDDDEKELHPTLERLNNALVRMDQLERTLLTIPSAMPADITMMSSGYGYRRDPFTGGGAMHSGIDFKGPHGQPILSAASGKITHAGWKSGYGKTVEITHGNGLMTRYAHLSKIHVATGQKVKQGLQVGAMGSTGRSTGTHLHFEVRLNGQAVNPRPFLEANTDVLKVQAVARQRTNAPKKRAKKSGSSRG is encoded by the coding sequence ATGCACAATCACAAAACCAAGGAAGGGCTTTTCGCCCGATTGGATCATATGTTCACAGATCGCGAATTTTTCATGCGCGCTAACGGACAGGTTCGGTTCCTTACCATTTCAGGACAATTGCAGAAACGCGTCGCTATTACCGTTGCCGGAATTATCAGCCTTTGGTTGATTGTCACTCTTGCGATGACGGTCAATCAACTGACTGTAACCAGCGAACGAATGGCATTGGCGGAGAAAGAAGCGGCTGTGAACAGCAGCCAGAGCCGAGTTGCAGCGTATAAAGAATCGATTGACGGGGTAGCGAGTGATCTCAGCCAGCGTCAGGACATACTCGATAACATGTTCAAGGAGCATTTTGGCGGCAATGCACCGATAGCAACGGATGCTGCTGATACTGACAAGCAACTTTCCGAGAATACGGACAAGATCAGTGCCGCATTTCCGGAAGCTGCGTTTCTGGCAAAGGTGGAAGCTCGGCAGATCGCATTTGCCCGGAAACTGACCCGCGCGGCGATGAAGCGCACGGCCGATGCCGAAGCCGCGATTCGCAAATTCGGGCTCAACCCCGAAACCCTCTCTAAAACATCCGGTGCGGCAGTCGGTGGTCCGCTTATCCCGTTTTTCGACGATGACGAGAAAGAACTCCACCCCACCCTGGAACGTTTAAACAACGCTTTGGTGCGGATGGATCAACTAGAGCGTACGTTGCTCACCATACCATCAGCCATGCCGGCAGATATCACCATGATGTCAAGTGGTTATGGCTATCGCCGCGATCCATTCACCGGCGGCGGCGCGATGCATAGCGGCATTGATTTCAAAGGACCGCATGGTCAGCCGATTTTATCCGCAGCCAGCGGCAAAATTACCCATGCAGGTTGGAAGTCGGGCTATGGCAAAACAGTGGAAATTACCCATGGCAATGGCCTGATGACACGCTATGCACATCTTTCCAAAATTCATGTGGCCACTGGTCAAAAAGTGAAACAAGGATTACAAGTGGGGGCAATGGGCAGCACCGGACGTTCAACTGGCACACATCTTCATTTCGAAGTGCGGCTGAATGGCCAAGCGGTAAACCCAAGACCATTTCTGGAGGCGAATACAGATGTTCTCAAAGTCCAAGCCGTCGCAAGACAGCGAACAAACGCACCAAAGAAGCGTGCCAAAAAGTCAGGCTCCAGCCGTGGCTAG
- a CDS encoding bactofilin family protein — protein sequence MARSSASNGSSFSIIGDGIVITGNIEAKVDLHIDGEVIGDIRCLSLVQGPSSKIQGAIVAQNASLSGAVEGSIEAGDLVISSSARIGGDVSYENVTIEQGGHVDGKFKHKSAKSPNLAKTTVDMAKKSPPLELTSDDKAA from the coding sequence GTGGCTAGAAGCAGTGCAAGTAACGGATCCAGCTTCTCCATTATCGGAGACGGCATTGTCATTACCGGCAATATCGAGGCGAAAGTCGACCTGCATATTGATGGCGAAGTGATCGGCGACATCAGATGCCTGTCTCTCGTTCAGGGCCCATCGAGCAAAATCCAGGGTGCCATTGTTGCACAAAATGCCAGCCTGTCGGGCGCTGTGGAAGGCTCGATTGAAGCCGGCGATCTTGTGATCAGCTCCAGCGCGCGAATCGGTGGCGACGTGTCTTATGAAAATGTCACAATTGAACAGGGCGGTCATGTTGACGGCAAGTTCAAGCATAAGAGCGCCAAGTCTCCAAACCTGGCCAAGACAACCGTCGATATGGCGAAAAAATCGCCGCCACTGGAACTGACCTCGGACGACAAGGCCGCTTAA
- a CDS encoding YifB family Mg chelatase-like AAA ATPase, with the protein MVALVSTVAYLGLEARGVEVQCQVAPGIPAFNIVGLPDKAVAESRERVRAAIAALGLSLPPKRITINLSPADLPKEGSHYDLPVALALLGAMGIIDAETLGSYVVVGELSLDGRLAATPGVLLAALHASGENSGLICPALQGPEAAWAGDVEILAPHDLLALLNHFKGQSVLTPPEAGTAPEPERGPNLKDVKGQETAKRALEIAAAGGHNLLMNGPPGSGKSLLASCLPGILPPLSPAEALEVSMVASVAGTLEGGQMSRARPFRHPHHSASMAALVGGGLKVRPGEVSLAHLGVLFLDELPEFQRAVLDSLRQPLETGEVSVARANAHVTFPARVQMVAAMNPCRCGHLGDATLACSRAPRCAADYQAKVSGPLLDRIDLHIEVEALSAADLTMPAPAEGSDLVAARVAAARASQSKRYADLDCRTNCEIAGDALDTYAAPDEAGQKLLAQAAEAMRLSARGYTRVLRVSRTIADLAGVEQVGRLHVAEALSYRRQTPRN; encoded by the coding sequence ATGGTAGCACTGGTTTCCACCGTGGCCTATCTGGGTTTGGAAGCGCGCGGGGTTGAGGTGCAATGTCAGGTCGCACCAGGCATTCCGGCCTTCAATATTGTGGGATTGCCAGACAAAGCTGTGGCGGAAAGTCGCGAGCGGGTGCGCGCCGCGATCGCAGCGCTCGGGCTTTCCCTCCCACCCAAACGGATCACGATCAATCTGTCGCCTGCGGATTTACCCAAAGAGGGTTCACATTATGATCTGCCCGTTGCCTTGGCCCTGCTCGGGGCGATGGGTATTATCGATGCGGAGACCTTGGGCAGCTATGTCGTGGTAGGGGAATTGTCACTCGACGGGCGGCTGGCGGCGACGCCCGGAGTGTTGCTCGCAGCCCTGCACGCGTCCGGCGAGAATTCAGGGTTGATTTGCCCCGCCTTGCAAGGACCAGAGGCGGCCTGGGCTGGCGATGTCGAGATTTTGGCACCGCATGATCTTCTAGCATTGCTCAATCACTTCAAGGGCCAGTCCGTGCTGACCCCTCCCGAAGCAGGCACTGCGCCAGAGCCGGAGCGCGGCCCGAATTTGAAAGACGTAAAGGGTCAGGAAACCGCCAAGCGCGCATTGGAGATTGCGGCGGCGGGTGGGCATAATTTGTTAATGAACGGTCCGCCGGGGTCGGGAAAATCACTACTCGCATCTTGTTTGCCTGGCATCTTGCCACCTCTATCCCCTGCCGAAGCTTTGGAAGTATCTATGGTTGCCAGTGTGGCAGGGACATTGGAGGGCGGTCAGATGAGTCGAGCCCGACCATTCAGGCACCCGCATCACTCCGCTTCGATGGCCGCCTTGGTTGGTGGTGGTTTGAAAGTCCGTCCAGGAGAGGTCAGTCTGGCGCATTTGGGCGTGTTGTTTCTCGATGAACTGCCGGAATTTCAACGGGCTGTGCTCGATTCGCTACGTCAGCCCCTGGAAACTGGAGAGGTTAGCGTCGCGCGTGCCAATGCGCATGTCACCTTTCCGGCGCGCGTGCAAATGGTGGCGGCCATGAATCCGTGCCGTTGCGGCCATCTGGGTGATGCAACCCTTGCCTGTTCCCGCGCACCAAGATGTGCAGCTGACTATCAGGCCAAGGTCTCCGGACCTCTTCTCGACCGAATTGATTTGCATATTGAGGTTGAGGCTTTGTCGGCAGCCGATCTGACGATGCCGGCCCCCGCTGAAGGGTCGGACTTGGTTGCCGCGAGAGTGGCAGCGGCTCGGGCCTCGCAGAGCAAGCGCTATGCCGACCTCGATTGCCGCACCAATTGCGAGATTGCTGGCGATGCTTTGGACACATATGCCGCGCCCGATGAGGCTGGTCAGAAATTACTGGCTCAGGCCGCCGAAGCGATGCGACTATCCGCTCGGGGTTATACGCGCGTCCTGCGCGTATCCCGAACCATAGCGGATCTGGCCGGAGTCGAGCAGGTTGGGCGCCTTCATGTGGCAGAAGCACTCAGTTATCGCCGGCAGACACCGCGTAACTAA